A stretch of DNA from Liolophura sinensis isolate JHLJ2023 unplaced genomic scaffold, CUHK_Ljap_v2 scaffold_172, whole genome shotgun sequence:
cagaaccctccttccctatGTTTATGTCTTTTCTCGAGAGGGGTCTGGGGGCCTCCATTTGCTAAATGGAGGGTGgcccagaacctatactctgtatactacTGCTACTGTTCACATTAAAGCTGCAGTCATAATCAGGAAAGACTTACACATGAGATTCAATGTAAAGTTGGAAGATACACGTTTACTTCTTAGATGACCACTTCTCCGAGCTTCACATCTGATGACATCACCATCCTGATAACGATCACCCCTCACCGTATAACACTGTGTGGTCAGGTACCCGTGATTGGACCCTGGCTGCGAATTCACTTTTGATATCTCTGCTGTTGATATAGCCCTGCTGTTGTTGTACCAGGAGAGAGCGGCAGCTGGACTGGACTCACtagtgttacatgtaaatgtcacgGTGCTGTTTTCTGTGACTGTGAGTGTGGTTCCCGATTGTCCGGAATCTGCCCGGAGCTGTACGATGTCAGGTCCGACTATATACAGGAACAAACAGGACATACATTCCGGTAAATAGAAACACAAATACCACAAAACATGGTGCCTGTATGCTTCATTTTTCCAGTAAAGGTTTTAAATATAACAGTTATCTTGACAGAATTAATCGAAATTTGGACATAATACGATATAAATGTAATCCCATGATTGTAACGGCCTAAATGTACACGCCAAATGTCTTtatgtgtaataaaatattgtgaaacacaaatacagcatatatacattACTGTGGACCTCCCTGCCAGTACCCCCAGCGTGAACTTTCCAATCGGACAAACAAGAAAGTCTCAATCCTTATATAGTAAGCATACAGTGGAGAATTTCTAACATGCCTAATTTGTTGCCCGGTAGAAAGAAAGAGAAATCAGAACGGGTTCCGAGTTCATAACAAATCTATACACCATTTTTGGTAAAGTAGAAAGACTAAATACCAATTCTGCACACTGAAGGAAAACGacgaaaaaaacaacaacatgatgtTCAGCGTTTTAATCCATTGGGATTAAACGTTGAATATCATGTTCATGGGGAAGCTCTCAGGTTTATCTTTTTAGATATCGTGATAACAAGATAACATATTTCCGGAATAAAAAAATGACCAAGtctaaaacatataaaatttggaaaaaacagaaaaaccgATTGCTTCTGAATTCAGAATTTAACCAGGTCTTTTGCACATTAAGGGAAACTGTGCACCTGAAAAGACGTACCAGCATGGGAAGCCTTATCGTGTCCAAACGTAATACAAATGCCCGCGCACTAGTACACGTAGAtacgaggtctatgtcaaagGAGAATCAGCTACAAAGGAGATGTGTAAAATCTACGACGATTTACTCTTCTTGCACTGTTGTATGACAATGTAATAATAAAGTAATAATATTATGTGGACataatttctgttattttatctctgactacatgtatatacttttgtGTTATTCTAGAACGGACGATGAAAGTATGAGATGTTCTATGGTGTTGGAAAATTATTTCACGATATTTTTAACACCGccacgagtgagtgagtgagtgtgtgggGCTCTGTCACCAGTGTCTATACGTACATAAACGTATATGGTATATACCTAGACTGTATACTGTTACGAAAAGTAATTCATACATCTGTGACGTGATTTGATAGTTTTGCTATCCTAAAACGGTGATGTCACTCAAACTCTGAGGAGATCGGCCAGGAACccttggatggtcgtgggcctGCACCGGGGCCTGTCTCCCACTGGAATGCtagccaccgtcatataaataaaatattcttgagtgcagcgtaaaactccagtcaaataaataaatgtacataaggTCTACACAGATACAcgaatatatacatacttacGTTTACTGTATGTGttgaacattacacagtgctatAGATTTAAAGGAGTATAAAACTGTTCGACGAACAAAAgactaaaaggtaaaaatgtCTAAACCTACACAACACATTAAATGTTATGCTTTTCTGCTCCGTCCATCTTGACAACGTCCCGTTTTGACTCCCCTTACACACACACGTCTTCCGGTTCAGGGACGGACTGACGGTTATACTGATACTGATCTGCTGACTTCCATCGTTACCAGGGACTGTGTTTTTCTGGCCACACTCTGATGACCAGGACAGTGCTGGTTTGGGATTCCCCTTTCCCACCTGACAGGTCAAGGTCAGTTTTTGTCCAGATTCGACGGCTGTGTTGTTACCATAACCTGACAGGCGGACGCCACTCTGTGGAGGATCTATGCGAAATATATACCATTGTATATTTGACACACATACAAATTCATTAGTTGTGCTGATGGATTAAGTGTATGAGCTGAATTAGTAAGGTTACTATATATTGAAAAGGTGTGGATTGTACGGAAACTCATCTGTTGCAAACTGCGTATATCTAGTATTACGCTTGTCATTTGAGTTACAGAAAACACAGTTTGTATATCGAGTAAAGTGGTTTGTCATATCGTTAGAGGTCGAAGGAAACCCGAAATATACTAGTTGCTTCTAACATCGCTGATCTCCATGTTTCTGGTTATTGTTCAGAAGTTTTTGATATATATGTTGTGTTGTTACACTGCACAACGAACCTGcttaacatgcatgtaatacATATTAGTATATAAGAAATGCATGATTGATATCAGCAAAAGTGGCGCCTGCTCCTTCTAAATAAACACTATAATATTAGTAGAGAGATAATTTTGAACATTCGAACATCATTGTTAAACAGGGCAAAGTTCCCCAACAAACAGAAGGAAAAAGAAATTTGCCTTCGGTTCACAATACGTGTAGCTGCATTAACACATATCAGGACACTCGTTTTACTACAACGCAGCCTTTTCCCAAAGACGGATCCCTGGACCCTGGTAAAAATTGATCCTTAGGAGGTGGTTCCGTTACAACTGTTCTTATGGATTTTCCGGAAAAGTGATCATACTTAAGCAATGTCTTTACATGGGTTGATCCAGCTCACCTGGGtatgatgatttatttgagGCCAGCAAACCTTGGTCTCAAATATTATTAGCCAGcagacaacatacatgtttgcTATACATCGAAATTGTACCGATGCATTGAACAGCTGGTTCTCTATATATATGACTACTAACATAATATGTACAATATGATTGCTATTCAAGTGaatacttacactgtacattgagTGTGTAGACTTGTGAGCGTACAGGCTGATCCGTCACACTGTTGGAGGcgttacagtacagctcagctcCGTTCTCCTCGGCTCTAGTTGTAAGCGTCATTGTCCGGGTTTTGGTCTGTACCTTGCTGGAGTCTTGGTTACAGGCACGCGAGTCTAGCTCCCGGACATTACCGGGTCTCCGTATGTACGCCCTTATGCAGGCCTGGGGCTTACTAGCTGAGGTCACACAGGTTAAGTTGGTGGGTTTACCGGCTAGCACTGCATCTGGAGGGTTTGTCACGGTCACTTCAGTTACCATTACTGAGAACATGAAATATTACGCATTTTTCTTAATCCTCGAATTGATTGGTGACATTCGGAAAATATTCATAAAGGCAAATTGTCAAATTCAGGAAGTTTGAACTAAGTCAAAGTCTGTCATCTTTTCAGTTGTCTGAAACAAAACCACTCTTTATTGACAAGGTGTTGATGTCTAGACAAAGAGGGAAATACCATTCCACAGATTCAAAAAGCACACCCTTACTTGGGGTCAAATTGCAATAAACCTATCGCCCTCTGCTCTCTTGCGGAAAACGACGCAAGACTGGATTGATCGCTTGAGTATGCTTAGTGTGAGACAGCTATGCCTGCAGCACCTTTAGTTCCAAAACACAATCTCGAGAAGCCTTGAATTCTGTGTATACTCTAGCCATAATGGGCATAAATGATTTGCATCTGGACGATGACCTCTCTGCCTGTAAATACCTGTGATACAAAATATATCTGtaatatatgatatattgtatACTGAACTTGTCTGTATGGTATGCGGAAAAATATATACTAGCCCAACTGTTATATATAAAGGATTCTTAGCACCGTACACTTGGAATCAGAATACACTGGCAGCATATTCCTATATCTGACGGcaaatttgtcatcaaaaacCGATTGACAGATACATTTAATCTGACCAGATCTCATGACCACGTCTACATACGGTGGGTGTTCACCATAggtttatatgtacaaatgtgttgTGGTACAAACATCTGCACAGCTAGCCGCATCATTTCTTATTTAAATATGGACCCGACACACCACAAATTTCTAGGCACCAATGAGGATCAACACGCCATACAAACCACTAGAAAACATATACAAAGTATACATGCAAACTTTTACTCTACACAGATCACATCTCTGCTTCAAGATAAACctacaataaataataataaattacgttaaacaaaacacacacaaaagacAGATACTCTTCCCTAGTATATACAGCATGCACCATTCgcttcattttcaaaaagagGACATACGTAATGTATGGCAAAACTGGCGAGCGCCTCAAATACCTTTTTCCTGCTGTAAGTGAGAGCTGATATACAGGTAAATGCTGCAAGTCAGGAAAGTCTGTTGCGAGCAATAGTAGAACTTGCGCAGTGCAATAAATTAGAAGTTATTGTCGTGGACTATAGAGAATTTTGGCAGTGCCCAATGGGATAGCGACCTAATGGGAAAATATGAATGCTTGCAGGAATGAGGTGTAAAATTACGCGACAAATTAAAACTTCGGCCTTCCTCGACGATAGATTAAAGTTGGAAATCACTACAGATGGCtggaaaataaacataattttcCCTTTATCTGAGATTTGTTCCATTTCTTTTGACGCTTGTAGATAAAGTAATCCTGATTAGCCTTGCTTTGAGAAGGCTATACATCGACATTATATATGGCGAGGATGACTGCATGCTTGGCATAGCTGTCAGCCAGTCCATTCTGGTAAACATTTGATCATGAATAACCTAAAACTCACACCAAAGACACAGCATCACCCCTGTAAAACATCCCTGTCACAGTATGCACATTACATTGTAAAAATCCTTTGAACATCTCACATTACATGGACGAGATCAGTCAATCATGTTGTATTACGTTTACCAGTTAGGCGGAAAAAATTGTCTTAGTGAAGGGCATGCTGCGTTAAGCTATGTCTATAATAAAAATGGATTATTACAAGTGACCTTTAACTTCCAGAGTAACCACGTCGGCCGCTCCTTTATACTGACAGATCCATCTGGCCCGGCCTATGTCTTCTGTGACCTTCTGTATCGTCAATGTGTAAACCTCTTCACCGTTGACTTGTTTACATCCCCCTGAAAACTCTCCTGGTAATGATACTGGTATTGACGCTGTACAGTTACGGGTGAAGTATATACGGGATGGGCTCTGATGTCCGTGACGGTTGAAATACCAGCCAAAGTTTCCATTTGTCGTCCTGGTTATCTTACACTCCAGGGTAAATGGACGACCGGCCACGACATCACCTGGTGTTGTGATTGACTGACTGGACACAGATACCACTAAAATAGAAACAAATCAATTATTTTCAATCGTTATTAGACAATGCCAAAGACCGATCATGTAAAAGTGGTAAAATTCGAGTATATTATAtaaactacacgtacatgtatgcatgtaaataatCCCATGTTGTATGCATGCAAATAATCCCATGGTGAATTTGGATGTAATGGTGCTCTAATAAAATATAAACGTTTTGTTTCTTATGGATTTCACATTGTAatgaattttattattatttgggCTTGGATGGAATCAGTACTAGTTGCAAATAACAAGTACCAGTTTAACGACTTTCACACATTAGTATAGTTTCGAAACTTGCTGACAAAGTTG
This window harbors:
- the LOC135481493 gene encoding nephrin-like, whose amino-acid sequence is MVTEVTVTNPPDAVLAGKPTNLTCVTSASKPQACIRAYIRRPGNVRELDSRACNQDSSKVQTKTRTMTLTTRAEENGAELYCNASNSVTDQPVRSQVYTLNVQYPPQSGVRLSGYGNNTAVESGQKLTLTCQVGKGNPKPALSWSSECGQKNTVPGNDGSQQISISITVSPSLNRKTCVCKGSQNGTLSRWTEQKSITFNVLLQEE